The following coding sequences lie in one Maniola jurtina chromosome 11, ilManJurt1.1, whole genome shotgun sequence genomic window:
- the LOC123869450 gene encoding uncharacterized protein LOC123869450, with amino-acid sequence MIDTTIMHIVVGVQRRAGAITQSMSHVMAERVQSSHIPSVSARPAMESDECYESVSSPGAEQEEPYCPPIHNLEPEKEFILQYQSLPQLWDTSDIRYSNRFERYQALAKLLPIYQKMKPYGTIDDIKKKINSLRSNFRRELKKYMAHDNPGGYYPKVWYFPYLSFLRKLEGCDDKGESTPKVDETEKPEHIQIERPKEKKESLLRSLCTEPKPRSSHPPQKMKKKILHREQIRTHHRPQPYQHQHQCQRISNPLAIEWSETLARLDPLQKLYAKKAINDVLFEAELGNLHKNSVRINDDTPETYSTPQSDPISVQNDSTTEQDYKYPIAYLHCNLENDGQSPKETIYGD; translated from the exons ATGATTGACACGACGATAATGCATATCGTCGTTGGCGTACAAAGGAGGGCCGGCGCCATCACTCAATCAATGTCACACGTAATGGCGGAACGCGTTCAATCATCCCACATTCCGTCAGTCAGCGCCCGACCGGCAATGGAGTCGGACGAGTGTTACGAGAGCGTATCGTCGCCCGGAGCGGAGCAGGAAGAGCCGTATTGTCCGCCAATTCACAATTTGGAACCGGAAAAGGAGTTTATATTGCAATACCAATCGCTTCCACAGTTATGGGATACATCGGACATACGCTACAGCAATAGATTTGAAAG ATACCAGGCCTTGGCAAAACTTCTACCAATATACCAGAAAATGAAACCTTATGGAACAATAGATGACATCAAAAAGAAAATCAATTCCCTACGCTCTAACTTTCGCAGGGAGCTGAAGAAGTACATGGCACACGACAATCCTGGGGGCTATTATCCCAAAGTTTGGTACTTCccgtatttaagttttttaagaaaATTGGAAGGTTGTGATGACAAG GGCGAAAGTACACCAAAAGTGGATGAAACGGAGAAGCCGGAACATATTCAGATAGAGAGACCaaaagagaagaaagaaagtctACTTCGATCATTATGTACGGAGCCCAAACCACGAAGCTCGCACCCGCCAcagaaaatgaaaaagaaaatattacatcGAGAGCAAATTCGAACCCACCATCGCCCTCAACCGTACCAACATCAGCACCAATGTCAAAGGATTTCAAACCCATTGGCAATAGAATGGTCTGAAACTCTAGCGAGACTAGATCCTCTCCAAAAGTTGTATGCCAAGAAAGCTATCAACGACGTCTTGTTTGAAGCTGAATTAGGAAATCTACATAAAAATTCAGTTCGAATCAATGATGATACACCCGAAACCTACTCGACACCACAATCTGATCCGATTTCAGTTCAAAACGATTCAACTACAGAGCAAGACTACAAATATCCCATTGCCTATTTACATTGCAATCTCGAAAATGATGGCCAATCGCCTAAGGAGACTATATATGGTGATTAG